In Bifidobacterium adolescentis ATCC 15703, the sequence CACCGCCGTGTACGAGGCCGCCCAGGCCTGCCGCGCCGCTGGCGTGCCGTGCATCGCCGACGGTGGCATCCACTACTCCGGCGACATCGCCAAGGCCCTCGTGGCCGGCGCATCCTCCGTGATGCTCGGCGGCACCCTCGCGGGCTGCGAGGAAGCTCCGGGCGAGAAGGTGCTCCTGCACGGCAAGCAGTACAAACTGTACCGTGGCATGGGCTCCCTGGGCGCCATGGCTCCGCGTGGCAAGAAGTCCTACTCCAAGGACCGTTACTTCCAGGCCGACGTCACCTCCAACGACAAGGTCGTTCCGGAAGGTGTCGAAGGCGAAGTGCCGTACCGCGGACCGCTCAACGCCGTGCTGTACCAGATGATCGGCGGCCTGCACCAGTCCATGTTCTACATTGGCGCGCACAACATCTCCGAAATGCCGGAACGTGGCCGCTTCATCCGCATCACCGACGCTGGCCTGCGCGAATCCCATCCGCACGACATCGTCATGACCGCCGAGGCGCCGAACTACTCCGGCCGTCAGTGATTGGCGAATACCGCGCGAAACGCATACGACGCGACTAAACGCTAGATAATACGAAACCCGTCCGGTGGCAGGAATGCCGCTGGACGGGTTTCGTGCGTTTTCGGCAGCTATTGGTCTAGTGACGTTTAGTTAATTGAGCCATGTCGATGGCACCGTATGAACGTCAACTTACGCGTTCCGTGGTGCCACGCAGCACCAGCGACGTCGGCATGACGGTGAACGGCTCGTCAAGCGTCTCGCCATTGAGCAGCGCAAGCGTCTTACGTGCAGCGATACGGCCGATTTCCGCCGGATCCTGATGCATGGTGGTCAGATCCAATGCGGTGGCGGTGTCGTCATCATCGAATCCGACCAGCGACACGTCCTGTGGCACGCGCCATCCCATGCGCCGCAGCTCCTTCAGCAGGGGAGCGGCCACGGCGTCGACGGAGACGCAGATGGCGGTCGGCTGCTTTGGAGCGCTGAGCAGCTGCGCGACGATGCCGGAATAGATGTCCTGCTCGCTGCGAGCATCGATATGGGATAGTGACGGCATGACGATGATGTCTTCATCCGCGTAACCGCAAGCTTGTGAGGCTTCGCTGAATCCCTTCTTGCGCAGCCTGTCGGAGCAGACGAACGGCGTGGTGTTGATGGGCTGTTCGATGTAGGCGAGCGTCTTATGCCCTAACGATTTGAGGAACCGTACAATCGTCGCCATGGAAGCCTCGTCGTCGATGGCGACGCCGGCGTCGAGACCGTGCGTGCTCGGCGCGTTCATGCCGACCACCGGAATGGTCAGATTGCCAAGCACCTGCTTCTTCGCCTCGTCGAAGTCAAATGACGCCTCGATGACCGCGTCGACGTTGCGGTTGCCCGGAAGATTTTGGAAAAACGCATCCAAATCGTCCTGCGTCCACACGATGTAAGGAACGATGTCGTATCCGGCCTTCGACATCACCTCGTAAATGCCTTCGAAGGCGTGGGCGTTGAACCAGCTGCTGATTTCGTTCGGCAGCAGCACGGCGACTCGCATGGTTTTGCCGGACGCCAGGGACGACGCGCTTTTCGAAAAGGAGAAATGCAGGCGCTTCGCCTCCTGCTCGATGCGTTCCCTGGTTTCGGGACTGACCCTGTCGAGCCCGCGAAGCGCGCGGGACACGGTGGAGACGGACACTCCGGCTGCCTGGGCTACGTCTGCGATGGTGGTTCGTGGCATGGTCGGATGGCTCCTTAGGGTGGACTATGCGGGCGGTCGGTTGCCCGCGACTGCTTCACTCTATCACGACACGCTGCTTTTGTAAAAACGCTTGCATGGCTTCAGGTGTTGTTATTGCTTGCTTTTTGAAGTGCTGCCACCTTGTTCTGCCTCCTGTGGTTTGCGCTTTTTTGCACAAGCGTTATTATTGATTATGTCAAGCAATGCGATAACAGCAACGAAGCTACACAACACAACATAACCATCGTAGGAAAATCAACGAAAATCGTTCTACGTACGGAGTTGTGATACGTGCGCACGGTGCACAAGCGTTTGTATGAAAGGGGACAACATGACCGAAGTCAACGATCCGTCGCTGTGGTGGAAGCAGGCCGTGGTCTACCAGGTGTATCCACGTTCCTTCAAGGATTCCCGCGGCGAGGGCCTCGGCCAGATTGCCGGCGTCACCGAGAAAATCGGATATCTGAAGGAACTGGGCGTCGACGCCATCTGGCTGAGCCCGTTCTACCCGTCCCAGCTGGCCGACGGCGGCTATGACGTGGACGACTACCGCAACGTCGATCCGAAACTCGGCACCATGGACGATTTCGACGCGCTCGCCAAAGCCGCGCATGCCGACGGCATCAAAATCGTCGTGGACATCGTGCCGAACCACAGCTCCAACCTGCACGAATGGTTCAAGGCCGCGTTGGCCGCGAAACCCGGCTCGCCGGAACGCGACCGCTACATCTTCCGCGATGGCAAGGGACCGAACGGCGACGAGCCGCCGACCAACTGGCAGAACCACTTCGGCGGCCCTGCATGGACGCGCGTGCCCGACGGCCAATGGTATCTGCACATGTTCACCAAGGAACAGCCGGACTGGAACTGGAAAAACGAGGACGTGCGCGCCGATTTCATCAAAACCCTGCGTTTCTGGCTTGACCACGGTGCCGACGGCTTCCGCGTGGACGTGGCGCACGGCCTGGCCAAGGATCTCGACCGCGATGATCTGGACGATTATGTGGTCTGGTGCACCAACGATCAGCCCGAAGACGGCTCCCATCCGGTGATCGACCGCGACGAAGTGCACGACATCTACCACGAGTGGCGCAAGGTGTTCAACGAGTACGATCCGCCGGCGTTCGCCGTGGCTGAGGCGTGGGTCCGACCAAGCCGCCAGCATCTGTACGCCTCCCCGGACGATCTCGGCCAGATCTTCAACTTCGAGTTCGCCAAGAAGGATTGGATCCGCGACGACATGCACCTCGCCATCGAGGAAGGTCTGGAAAGCGCCGAACGGTCCGGTTCCACCGCCACTTGGGTGATGAGCAACCATGACGTGGTCCGCCATGCCACCCGCTACGCGCTGCCCCAGGTGCCGACCGGCGAATACCATCGACTGCCGCTCGACTGGCTGCTGCGCGACGGCACCACATACCGGGAGGACCGCGCGCTCGGCACCAAGCGCGCCCGCGCCGCGATCATGATGGAGATGGCGCTGCCCGGCTCCGCCTACGTGTATCAAGGCGAGGAACTCGGCCTGTTCGAAGTGGCCGACATTCCGTGGGATGAGCTGGAGGATCCGTCCGCATGGCGCACCTCCCGTTCCGCCAGCACCAAAGGCCGTGACGGCTGCCGTGTGCCGCTGCCGTGGGTTGCGGCCGACGCTCCGCAGCTGGACGATCCGAACGATGAGTTCGGCCATGGCGGCTCCTTCGGATTCTCGCCGGCAGACGCGAAGGCCGAGCCGCATCTGCCGCAACCCAAGTGGTACAAGGATTTCGCGGTCGATGTCGAATCGGCCGACCCGGATTCCATGCTGAACCTGTACCGCCGCGTGCTGGCATTGCGACATGAGTTGCAGACCACCGACCTGAGTCTCGAATGGCTTCCGGAAGACCAGCCCGGCAAGGCGCATGACGGCGCCAACGGTTTCCCGGGTGGCACCATCGCGTACCGCCGTGCCAACGGCTGGGCCTCGATCACCAACTTCGGCGAAGAACCGATCACGTTGCCGCAAGGCGAAGTGCTGCTGACATCAGGACCGCTTACCGACGACGGCAAGCTGCCGCAAGATACCAGCGCTTGGCTCAAACTGGCCGATTGACCGCACGCAGGATGCCCCGATCTGAGGGTGTCCGTGCCGGATACCGCACTCGTGCGCTGAACCATCGAACCGGCAGCGCGCTCCAGCCGTCCGCGTCCCTCCATTTGGGCGCGGACGGCTTTCCTGTTTCCAACGACCGTTTTCCAACGATGACGGTCCGACGTACCTACCCTGCGGTATCTTCATATGTTCGGCCTGCGCAGAGGGCGCGACCGCGGACCAATCGAAAGAGGCAACGATGGTAGATGCACACGATGGCGAAACATACACGTCCGAAGGCTCACGTCTGATCTGGATCGACTGCGAGATGACCGGCCTAGATATCTTCGGCGGCGACGAGCTCGTCGAGGTTTCCGTGGTGCCGACCGACTTCGACCTGAACGTGCTCGACGAAGGTGTCGACTATGTGATCAAGCCCAGTCAGAAGGCTGTCGACCACATGAATGACTTCGTGCGCGCCATGCACACCCGTTCCGGCCTGATCAACGAATGGGAACACGGTCTGAGCCTCGACGAAGCGCAAGCCAAGGTCATCGAATACGTCAGGAAATTCACTCCGGCCGGCGTCAAGCCGCTGCTCGCCGGCAACACCATCGGCTCCGACAAGAAGTTCCTTGACCACTACATGCCGGAACTCATGGAGAACCTGCACTACCGCACCATCGACGTGAGCACCTTCAAGGAACTCGCCCGCCGCTGGTATCCGGCCGTCTACCTCAACCGTCCGCCGAAGAACGGCGGCCACCGCGCGCTCGCCGACATCATCGAATCGCTCGACGAACTGCGTTACTACCGCAAGGCGTTCATGGCCCCGGTGCCCGGTCCGAGCGAAGCGGAGGCGAAGGCCATCGCCTCTGAAATCCAGGAAACCAGCCTGCTCAACAAGGACTGACAGCACGACTCCAGCGAGAGGAACCGCATGACCGCAGCTGATTGGACCACCATCGGCCAACCGCAGGATATCCGCCTTGTGGTCGCCGACATGGACGGCACGTTACTTGACGAACGAAGCCGAATCCCCGACGGATTCTGGCCCATGCTCGCCCGGCTCAAACGCCGTGGCGTCGAATTCGTGCCCGCGTCCGGACGCCAATACGCCACGCTGCGCAACATGTTCGCCGACAAAGCCGCGGAGATTCTCGACGGGGGAGAACTGTCCTATATCGCGGAAAACGGCAATGTGGTGGCGCTCGACGGCAAAGTCGTGGAAGTGCATGGCGTCGATTTGGACGTCACGAGTCACGTCATCGACCTGGTCGACGACGCCGCTGCCTCCGGCGAGCATAACGTGGGACTGGTGGTGTGTGGCCTTAAATCGGCATACGTGCAGCGTTCCGACAAGCCGTTCCTCGATGAAGTCGGCAAATACTACGCGGCGCTGAGCATCGTGGACGATCTGCACGAAGTGCTCGACTTCGCGCAGGAACCGTCCGCCTACACCCCTGACGGCGACGCCGAAATCGTTCTGAAACTCGCGATCCTCGACCTTGACGGCTCCGAACGATTCACCAACGAAAAGCTCACACATCTGCGCGCGGACTACCAGGTGGTCGTCTCCGGCAAACTGTGGGTGGACATCATGAACATCGAAACCGACAAAAAGCAGGGCGTCGAGGCGTTGCAGCGCGTGCTCGGCGTCACACCCGCGCAGACGGCGGTGTTCGGCGACTACCTCAACGATCTGCTCATGCTTGAGGCGGGCGACTGGTCGTTCGCCATGGGCAACGCACACCCCGATTTGAAGGCCGCCGCGCGCTACATCGCACCGTCGAACGTCGAGCACGGTGTGCTCAAGGTTGTGGACAGGCTGGTTGCCTGACGATTTCGTTGCATGGGGCGCGGTGACGTAAAGAAGGTGGCGTAATGAGGCAATCCGAGGCGCTTGCGATTCTGGGTTCCGGCGCAAGCGTGTTCCTGACGGGCGCGCCCGGTGCCGGCAAAACCTACGTGCTCAACGAATTCATACGGCAGGCGCGTGCCGACGGCGCATCCGTGGCCGTCACCGCATCCACGGGCATCGCTGCCACGCATATCAACGGCACCACCATCCATTCCTGGAGCGGCATCGGCTTGGCCACGGCATTGACCGACAATCTGGTCAAAACCGTTCGCACACGCCGCAAACGCAAGCTGCAGGAAGCCGACATCCTCATCATCGACGAGGTCTCCATGCTGCACGCGTGGCTGTTCGACATGGTTGACCGGATCTGCCGCATCATCCGCCGCGACGAACGTCCGTTCGGCGGGCTGCAGGTGGTGTTGTCCGGCGATTTTTTCCAGCTGCCGCCGGTTTCGGTATCGGGACGCAACAACGACCTGATCGCGCCGTCCGCCGAATATCTGGCCAGTCGCGAACGGTACATGCGCGCCGGACTCAATCCCGAAGGTTTCGTCACCGAATCGTTGGTATGGCGCGAATTGAACCCCGTTGTCTGCTATCTGACCGAACAGCATCGTCAGGATGACGGCCAGCTGTTGAACGTGCTGACCGACATTCGCGAAGGCGCGGTGGACGATGGCGACCGCAATGTGCTGCTGACCCGGTTGGGGGCCATTCCGGAACCCGGGCAGCAGGCGGTGAACCTGTTCCCCGTCAACAGGCAGGCCGACGCGCTTAATGACCTGCGCCTGTTCGAAATCAAGGAGGAGCCGCACGAATACCTCGCCGAATCCGAGGGCGCGGCGAATCTGGTGGAACGGCTCAAAAAGAACATGCTCGCTCCCGAACGCTTGTACCTCAAAACGGGCGCGGCCGTGATGGCGGTGCGCAACGACACCGACCACCAGTACGTCAACGGGTCGCTCGGCACCGTGCGTGGATTCACCACGCAATCGCAGGGCGGCTGGCCGATCGTCGAATTCGAAAACGGCAACATCGTCACCATGAAGCCGAATTCCTGGCAGATGCAGGACGGCGATACCGTGCTCGCCACGGTCAAACAGGTGCCGTTGCGCTGCGCGTGGGCGATCACCATCCACAAATCGCAAGGCATGACGCTCGATCGTGCCGTCATGGATTTGCGGCGCACATTCGCGCCGGGCATGGGATACGTGGCGCTGTCGCGAGTGGAAGGGCTCGACGGCCTGTATCTGCAAGGCGTCAACGAGCGCATGTTCCTGGTCTCACCGGACGCGGTCCGTCTTGATGGACAATTGCGATTGGAGTCGGCGCAGGCCGTCGATACGCTTGCCTCCGACGGTGTCGGAGCATTCCGCGCCCGCATGCCGCAACCGGCCGGTGAGGATGACGAATTCGCGCAGGACGTGCTGTTCTGACCCGCTGCTAAATATCAGCCCATCGCCTGCAGGGAACGCGCAAGATCCGGGTCGAGCTCAACTTCGTCCTCGACGCTTTCCGAATCGGGGTCCCAACAGCTGGCGATCACGCAGGCCAGTCCGACGAGCAACCAAAGCGGGTTGCGCTGCAGGAACTCAAGACCTGGAATCGCCCGCGTGACGATGATCCATATCACCATGCCGGCCAGCGCAATCGCATTGAACGGCTTCTTCCATGGCAGGGAAATCAACGTGACGCACAATACGGCCAGGCACAGGCCGATCCATTGGTTGCCTTCGGTCAGCACTTCCGGCGCTGCCGCCGCGAAGACGAAATAGCAGATGATGCCGATCCGGCCGAGTTTGTTCCAAATCGAAATGTGCGCGGTGACGTGACGCATGCTGCGTCCTTTCCTTATGAAGCGATATGGTGCTGATTCCAGTATCATAGAAACGGCTTTAGACTTATTTATAACTCTATAAATAACGTTTTTCGCGTATTGGTGTGCGATTCGAGGACGTGTGGCGCATCCAAGTCGGCTTACCTGAGTAATTTGGAACGTATGACCAAAGCACTTCGTATGTCTACCATGTTCCTGCGCACCCTGCGCGAGGACCCCGCCGATGCCGACGTCGTGTCGGACAAGCTGCTGCAGCGCGCCTGCTACCTGCGCAAGGCCGCTCCGGGCATCTGGACCTGGCTGCCGCTGGGCCTCAATGTCCTGAACAAGATCGAGAACATCATCCGCGAGGAGATGGCGTCCATCGACGCCCAGGAAGTCCACTTCTCCGGACTGCTGCCGCGCGAGCCGTATGAGGCCACCCACCGCTGGGAGGAATACGGCGACAACATCTTCCGTCTGAAGGACCGCCACGAGGCCGACTACCTGCTGGCCCCGACCCATGAGGAAATGTTCACCCTGCTGGTCAAGGACCTGTACTCCTCCTACAAGGACCTGCCGGTGACCCTCTACCAGATCCAGACCAAGTACCGCGACGAGTTCCGTCCGCGCGCCGGCCTGATCCGCGGCCGCGAGTTCATCATGAAGGACGCCTACTCCTTCACCCTCGACAAGGAAGGCCTCGTCAAGGCATACATGGACGAGCGCGGCGCATACGAGCGCATCTTCAACCGTCTCGACCTGAAGTACGTGCCGGTGCACGCCATGGCCGGCCCGATGGGCGGCTTCGAATCCGAGGAGTTCCTGGCTCCGATGGAGATCGGCGAGGACACCTTCGCCCAGTCGCCGTCCGGCAAGGCCTGGAACGTCGAGGCGCTGACCACTCCGGAACCGGAAGCCATCGACTTTACCGCAACGCCGGCAGCCGAAAAGCGCCCGACCCCGGACGCGGCCACCATCGACAAGATGGTCGAATTCGCCAACGCCAACCATCCTCGTTCCGACGGCCGCGATTGGCAGGCCTCCGACATTCTGAAGAACGTCGTCATCGCCGTCATGCATCCGCAGGACGAAGACCACGACGAGCCGTGGCGCGAGCTCGTGGTCGTAGGCGTTCCGGGCGACCGTACCGTCGACATGAAGCGTCTTGAGGCGCAGTTCACCCCGGCCGAGATCGAGGAAGCCACCGACGAGGATCTGAAGAAGCATCCGGAACTCGTCAAGGGCTACATCGGACCGATGGCGCTTGGCCCGCAGGCGCGCGACGGAAAGAAGGCCGAGAACGCGTCCGAGACCGGTGACGCGCTGCGCTACCTGATCGACGCGCACGTGGCACGCGGTTCCGCATGGTTCACCGGCGCCGACGAGCAGGACGTGGATTACTACGATTTGGTGTACGGCCGCGATTTCGAGGCTGACGGCACCGTCGAAGCCGTGCAGGTACGTCATGGCGACATGAGCCCGGACGGTTCCGGCCCGCTGAGCTTCGAGCGCGGCGTGGAAATCGGCCAGGTGTTCCAGCTGGGCCTCAAGTATTCCAACGCGCTCGGCCTGAAGGTGCTCGACCAGAACGGCAAGACCGTTCCGGTGTGGATGGGCTCCTACGGCATCGGCGTCTCCCGTGTGATGGCCTGCATCGCCGAAACCCATCACGACGAGAAGGGTCTGGCGTGGCCGGCAGTCATCGCGCCGGCACAGGTGCACGTCGTGGCCACCGGCAAGGATGCGGCCGCGTTCGAAGCCGCAGAACAGCTGATCGGTGAGCTTGAGGCCAAGGGCATCGAAGTCATCTTCGACGACCGCAAGAAGGTGTCTCCGGGCGTCAAGTTCAAGGACGCCGAACTCATCGGCGTGCCGATCATCGCCGTCGCCGGCCGCGACACCGTCAACAACGGCACCATCGAAGTGCGCGACCGCAACGGTGAGAACGCCGAAGCGGTGCCGGTCGCGGACGCCGCGCAGGCGATCGCGGACCGCGTCGCTGCACTGCTCAAGTGACATACGGCAATCCGTAGCGCGTCGGTTTGATCCGACGAACGACATACGGCAACGGAAGACCATCAAGCAGGTGGTCTTCCGTTTTTTGTTTTTCATGGGGAATACCGTGCGCATCTCACGCACATGAGGATTGTGGATGTCGGTGGATAAGTCGAAATTATCCACCGACAATCCACGACTCGCCCGACGATCTCAAGTTATCCACATTCTCCGGTTGGGCTTGCAGACGGATGGAACGTTCGGCGATAGTGGTCTTACCGCGGAAACGTGAAGATGCGGGAAGGGCATGCAGTTTACCCTCTCTCACCATAAATCCACCTCACTGCCTGTCGCTTCCGTGCCGTCAACGGCGCTTTCCGCGGTCCATCATTCGTCAAACAGAAAGGGCCGAA encodes:
- a CDS encoding LacI family DNA-binding transcriptional regulator; the protein is MPRTTIADVAQAAGVSVSTVSRALRGLDRVSPETRERIEQEAKRLHFSFSKSASSLASGKTMRVAVLLPNEISSWFNAHAFEGIYEVMSKAGYDIVPYIVWTQDDLDAFFQNLPGNRNVDAVIEASFDFDEAKKQVLGNLTIPVVGMNAPSTHGLDAGVAIDDEASMATIVRFLKSLGHKTLAYIEQPINTTPFVCSDRLRKKGFSEASQACGYADEDIIVMPSLSHIDARSEQDIYSGIVAQLLSAPKQPTAICVSVDAVAAPLLKELRRMGWRVPQDVSLVGFDDDDTATALDLTTMHQDPAEIGRIAARKTLALLNGETLDEPFTVMPTSLVLRGTTERVS
- a CDS encoding glycoside hydrolase family 13 protein, with translation MTEVNDPSLWWKQAVVYQVYPRSFKDSRGEGLGQIAGVTEKIGYLKELGVDAIWLSPFYPSQLADGGYDVDDYRNVDPKLGTMDDFDALAKAAHADGIKIVVDIVPNHSSNLHEWFKAALAAKPGSPERDRYIFRDGKGPNGDEPPTNWQNHFGGPAWTRVPDGQWYLHMFTKEQPDWNWKNEDVRADFIKTLRFWLDHGADGFRVDVAHGLAKDLDRDDLDDYVVWCTNDQPEDGSHPVIDRDEVHDIYHEWRKVFNEYDPPAFAVAEAWVRPSRQHLYASPDDLGQIFNFEFAKKDWIRDDMHLAIEEGLESAERSGSTATWVMSNHDVVRHATRYALPQVPTGEYHRLPLDWLLRDGTTYREDRALGTKRARAAIMMEMALPGSAYVYQGEELGLFEVADIPWDELEDPSAWRTSRSASTKGRDGCRVPLPWVAADAPQLDDPNDEFGHGGSFGFSPADAKAEPHLPQPKWYKDFAVDVESADPDSMLNLYRRVLALRHELQTTDLSLEWLPEDQPGKAHDGANGFPGGTIAYRRANGWASITNFGEEPITLPQGEVLLTSGPLTDDGKLPQDTSAWLKLAD
- the orn gene encoding oligoribonuclease is translated as MVDAHDGETYTSEGSRLIWIDCEMTGLDIFGGDELVEVSVVPTDFDLNVLDEGVDYVIKPSQKAVDHMNDFVRAMHTRSGLINEWEHGLSLDEAQAKVIEYVRKFTPAGVKPLLAGNTIGSDKKFLDHYMPELMENLHYRTIDVSTFKELARRWYPAVYLNRPPKNGGHRALADIIESLDELRYYRKAFMAPVPGPSEAEAKAIASEIQETSLLNKD
- a CDS encoding Cof-type HAD-IIB family hydrolase; its protein translation is MTAADWTTIGQPQDIRLVVADMDGTLLDERSRIPDGFWPMLARLKRRGVEFVPASGRQYATLRNMFADKAAEILDGGELSYIAENGNVVALDGKVVEVHGVDLDVTSHVIDLVDDAAASGEHNVGLVVCGLKSAYVQRSDKPFLDEVGKYYAALSIVDDLHEVLDFAQEPSAYTPDGDAEIVLKLAILDLDGSERFTNEKLTHLRADYQVVVSGKLWVDIMNIETDKKQGVEALQRVLGVTPAQTAVFGDYLNDLLMLEAGDWSFAMGNAHPDLKAAARYIAPSNVEHGVLKVVDRLVA
- a CDS encoding PIF1 family DEAD/DEAH box helicase yields the protein MRQSEALAILGSGASVFLTGAPGAGKTYVLNEFIRQARADGASVAVTASTGIAATHINGTTIHSWSGIGLATALTDNLVKTVRTRRKRKLQEADILIIDEVSMLHAWLFDMVDRICRIIRRDERPFGGLQVVLSGDFFQLPPVSVSGRNNDLIAPSAEYLASRERYMRAGLNPEGFVTESLVWRELNPVVCYLTEQHRQDDGQLLNVLTDIREGAVDDGDRNVLLTRLGAIPEPGQQAVNLFPVNRQADALNDLRLFEIKEEPHEYLAESEGAANLVERLKKNMLAPERLYLKTGAAVMAVRNDTDHQYVNGSLGTVRGFTTQSQGGWPIVEFENGNIVTMKPNSWQMQDGDTVLATVKQVPLRCAWAITIHKSQGMTLDRAVMDLRRTFAPGMGYVALSRVEGLDGLYLQGVNERMFLVSPDAVRLDGQLRLESAQAVDTLASDGVGAFRARMPQPAGEDDEFAQDVLF
- a CDS encoding proline--tRNA ligase encodes the protein MTKALRMSTMFLRTLREDPADADVVSDKLLQRACYLRKAAPGIWTWLPLGLNVLNKIENIIREEMASIDAQEVHFSGLLPREPYEATHRWEEYGDNIFRLKDRHEADYLLAPTHEEMFTLLVKDLYSSYKDLPVTLYQIQTKYRDEFRPRAGLIRGREFIMKDAYSFTLDKEGLVKAYMDERGAYERIFNRLDLKYVPVHAMAGPMGGFESEEFLAPMEIGEDTFAQSPSGKAWNVEALTTPEPEAIDFTATPAAEKRPTPDAATIDKMVEFANANHPRSDGRDWQASDILKNVVIAVMHPQDEDHDEPWRELVVVGVPGDRTVDMKRLEAQFTPAEIEEATDEDLKKHPELVKGYIGPMALGPQARDGKKAENASETGDALRYLIDAHVARGSAWFTGADEQDVDYYDLVYGRDFEADGTVEAVQVRHGDMSPDGSGPLSFERGVEIGQVFQLGLKYSNALGLKVLDQNGKTVPVWMGSYGIGVSRVMACIAETHHDEKGLAWPAVIAPAQVHVVATGKDAAAFEAAEQLIGELEAKGIEVIFDDRKKVSPGVKFKDAELIGVPIIAVAGRDTVNNGTIEVRDRNGENAEAVPVADAAQAIADRVAALLK